From the genome of Deltaproteobacteria bacterium, one region includes:
- a CDS encoding aliphatic nitrilase, which produces MKLNEAVFRVAAIQLSPVLFDRDATTDKVVKIIERCSQEDVRLAVFPETVIPNYPYFAMINPPIMIGEAFEKLGDNAVEVPGPVTAAVSAAARKSGTVVVLGVNERDGGSLYNTQLIFDADGTLAGKRRKIMPTFHERMIWGWGDGSGLTVYETAVGRIGALICWEHYMPLARYALIAKGEQIHCSHFPGSMGGESMSKQIDAAIRHHARESGAFVVNATCWLTEKQRAEIAPDESFIKFLEGGICTAVVSPDGRYLAGPLPDGEDMAVAEINLKDTLRHKNLLDTAGHYARPDILRLKLDSTPRKIMEEIGPELKEVPDENSLESKEEPPTPENSQ; this is translated from the coding sequence ATGAAGCTAAACGAAGCCGTCTTTCGGGTGGCAGCGATTCAGCTTTCACCGGTCCTCTTTGACCGGGACGCCACCACAGACAAGGTCGTCAAGATCATTGAAAGATGCAGCCAGGAGGATGTCCGCCTGGCTGTCTTTCCAGAGACCGTCATCCCAAACTATCCCTATTTCGCCATGATCAACCCCCCGATCATGATCGGGGAAGCCTTTGAAAAGCTGGGAGATAATGCCGTGGAGGTCCCGGGGCCGGTCACCGCAGCGGTGAGCGCCGCAGCCAGAAAATCGGGCACCGTGGTCGTCCTGGGCGTGAACGAAAGGGACGGCGGCAGCCTTTACAATACCCAGCTCATCTTTGACGCGGACGGCACCCTTGCCGGTAAAAGGCGCAAAATAATGCCTACATTTCATGAACGCATGATCTGGGGCTGGGGAGATGGCAGCGGTCTGACCGTCTATGAAACCGCGGTCGGCCGCATCGGCGCCTTAATCTGCTGGGAGCATTACATGCCTTTGGCTCGCTATGCCCTGATAGCCAAAGGGGAACAGATTCACTGCTCCCATTTCCCCGGTTCCATGGGTGGAGAATCCATGTCAAAGCAGATTGACGCCGCTATCCGCCATCACGCCAGGGAATCAGGCGCCTTTGTCGTCAATGCCACCTGCTGGCTAACCGAAAAGCAGCGCGCCGAAATCGCCCCTGACGAATCCTTCATAAAGTTTCTTGAGGGTGGAATCTGCACGGCAGTTGTTTCTCCAGACGGCCGTTACCTGGCCGGGCCGCTCCCTGACGGTGAAGATATGGCCGTGGCTGAAATAAATCTGAAGGACACGCTCCGGCACAAAAACCTGCTCGATACGGCAGGGCACTATGCCCGGCCCGACATCTTGAGACTAAAACTGGACAGCACTCCCAGAAAAATTATGGAAGAGATAGGCCCTGAGCTGAAGGAAGTACCAGATGAAAACTCTTTAGAATCCAAGGAAGAGCCTCCGACGCCTGAAAATAGTCAGTAA
- a CDS encoding MBL fold metallo-hydrolase, with protein MEIVPGLHCLPVTIETLPPHRATNMYIMTHGDSALVIDAVSPINSEPLERLAKMGVKSIQAAVVTHAHQDHYKGLEAFLDRFGGKIVCHLRARQRLEKAFKPEAFGDQLKHGKLLKIGQFKIRVLYTPGHSPDHICLFLEEAKALFTGDTILGWGTSIISPPEGDMVAYMKTLEDLMKLDINMIFPGHGPLIQEKAKERIKWYHAHRLMREKLILEALAEGLLNSYEIAERIYSEEDFKMHGRDLLPRAARSVLAHLEKLEKEGRVFISNEGGQTKFGLL; from the coding sequence ATGGAAATCGTACCCGGACTTCACTGTTTACCTGTAACGATCGAGACCCTACCCCCTCATCGAGCCACCAACATGTATATCATGACACATGGAGACAGCGCCCTGGTCATAGACGCAGTCAGCCCTATCAATAGCGAACCTCTCGAGCGTCTTGCTAAAATGGGCGTCAAGTCCATCCAGGCGGCGGTGGTCACCCATGCCCACCAGGACCATTATAAGGGATTGGAGGCCTTTCTTGACAGATTCGGCGGGAAGATCGTCTGCCATCTTCGAGCACGCCAACGCCTGGAAAAGGCCTTTAAGCCTGAAGCCTTTGGCGACCAATTGAAGCACGGAAAGCTTTTGAAAATAGGCCAATTTAAAATACGCGTTCTCTACACGCCGGGGCATTCTCCAGACCATATCTGCCTCTTTCTGGAAGAGGCAAAGGCGCTTTTTACCGGCGACACCATCCTCGGCTGGGGCACCTCCATCATCTCGCCGCCTGAAGGTGATATGGTCGCATATATGAAGACGTTAGAAGACCTGATGAAGCTGGATATCAATATGATTTTCCCCGGCCATGGACCGCTCATCCAGGAAAAGGCCAAAGAACGGATCAAATGGTATCACGCACACCGGTTGATGAGGGAAAAGCTGATTCTGGAGGCCTTGGCTGAAGGGTTACTGAACAGCTATGAGATTGCGGAAAGAATTTATTCTGAAGAAGATTTCAAGATGCACGGCCGCGATCTTCTTCCCAGAGCGGCCCGTTCGGTCCTGGCTCATCTGGAGAAACTCGAAAAGGAAGGGCGGGTCTTTATTTCAAATGAAGGCGGTCAGACTAAATTCGGTCTGCTTTAA
- a CDS encoding CoA transferase, with product MTSALEGVRVLDLTRVWSGPLAGRILADLGAEVIQITGRVTVNTSALLPEVAKILAVFPDDDPGERPWNRTSLNNDLGRNKLGLTLELNTPEGIEIFKRLVKISDVVLENYSPRVMPNFGLDYPALKEINPAVIMCSMPGYGATGPYRDYVSYGTNLDPASGLASLMGYPGEGAHMSGNAYPDPVAALHATGAILTALFLQRRTGKGQYIDLSQAESATCVIGEAVLGCALNGKVPPRLGNRHPSEAPYGCYRCKGDDKWVVIAVSSDEEWAALGQAMGSPDWIKDARFASAISRREDQDAVDEKIEAWTGQHTHYEVMKMLQEAGVPAGAVLDAAELLADKHLLERDFFWEIDHPEVGPRKYCALPIKLSRTPARVRRPAPCLGEHNEYVLGELLGLSRDEIAQLEKKGIIGDRPID from the coding sequence ATGACAAGCGCCTTAGAAGGAGTACGAGTGCTGGATTTGACCCGGGTCTGGTCCGGGCCTCTGGCCGGGAGAATCCTGGCCGATCTGGGGGCCGAAGTTATTCAGATCACTGGCCGCGTCACTGTTAATACAAGCGCACTATTACCGGAAGTGGCTAAAATACTCGCTGTATTTCCAGATGATGATCCAGGGGAAAGACCCTGGAACCGAACGTCCTTGAACAACGATCTCGGTCGGAACAAGCTGGGGCTGACCTTGGAGCTGAATACACCTGAGGGGATTGAGATATTTAAGCGCCTGGTCAAAATAAGCGATGTGGTCCTGGAGAATTACAGCCCCAGGGTGATGCCAAATTTCGGGTTGGACTATCCGGCCTTAAAAGAGATAAATCCTGCCGTCATCATGTGCTCCATGCCCGGGTATGGCGCAACCGGCCCGTATCGGGATTACGTGTCCTATGGCACCAACCTTGATCCAGCTTCGGGACTGGCCAGCCTGATGGGGTATCCCGGCGAGGGGGCCCATATGTCGGGGAATGCCTATCCCGACCCGGTGGCGGCTCTGCATGCCACCGGGGCCATCCTGACGGCCTTGTTCCTTCAGCGCCGCACTGGCAAGGGGCAGTATATTGATCTTTCTCAGGCTGAATCCGCCACCTGCGTCATTGGTGAAGCCGTGCTCGGCTGCGCCTTGAATGGCAAAGTCCCGCCGCGTCTGGGTAATCGCCATCCCTCTGAGGCGCCTTATGGCTGTTACCGGTGCAAAGGTGATGACAAATGGGTCGTCATCGCCGTCTCGTCGGATGAGGAATGGGCAGCCTTGGGCCAAGCCATGGGCAGCCCGGACTGGATAAAGGACGCGAGGTTTGCCAGTGCCATAAGTCGGCGGGAAGACCAGGATGCGGTGGACGAGAAAATTGAGGCCTGGACCGGCCAGCATACCCATTATGAGGTTATGAAGATGCTCCAGGAGGCGGGTGTGCCTGCCGGGGCCGTACTTGACGCCGCCGAGCTTCTTGCTGACAAACATCTTTTAGAGAGGGATTTTTTCTGGGAGATTGATCACCCGGAGGTCGGACCGCGGAAGTACTGCGCCCTGCCTATCAAGCTCTCACGGACTCCGGCCCGGGTGAGAAGGCCTGCGCCCTGCCTCGGTGAGCACAATGAGTATGTCCTCGGCGAACTCCTCGGCCTTTCCAGAGATGAGATCGCTCAGCTTGAAAAAAAAGGCATCATCGGCGACCGGCCCATTGATTAA
- a CDS encoding CoA transferase, which yields MTIQALEGIKVLDLSQYISGSYCAKLLGALGAEVIKVEKPGPGDKARSIGPFLDDNPHLERSAFFLYLNTNKKSITLDLETKAGVDILKDLVKEVDVLVENFKPSVMASLGLGYETLDKINRGLVMVSITDFGQTGPYRDYKGGRLVGNALSGYMYINGDPGREPLAGGGEQPAYQGGLHAFTGVMAALFAREASGQGQHIDVSIMECMASIHQFTVNRYVYSGWVQKRVGNRYMYSHPITIYPCKDGYVSICPSADDQAERLLLLMEMPHLLEDPRFQTGFHRLAHAEEFDELVKPWFLERSRKEIVELCQEWRVPAAYVNDVADLLEDKQYQARDYWVKLDHPEAGKQPYAGPPFKMSETPIEYKRAPLLGEHNEEVYMGRLGLSRQGLNELRENGVV from the coding sequence ATGACCATACAGGCTCTGGAAGGGATCAAGGTTTTGGATTTAAGTCAGTATATCTCAGGATCGTACTGTGCCAAACTGCTTGGGGCCCTGGGGGCTGAGGTTATTAAAGTCGAGAAGCCCGGGCCGGGCGATAAAGCCAGAAGCATCGGGCCCTTTTTAGATGACAACCCTCACCTCGAACGGAGCGCTTTTTTTCTTTATTTAAATACCAATAAAAAGAGCATCACACTCGATCTGGAGACCAAAGCCGGGGTAGATATTCTCAAGGACCTGGTCAAGGAAGTGGACGTGCTGGTCGAGAATTTCAAACCTTCGGTTATGGCCAGCCTGGGGCTCGGGTATGAGACCCTTGACAAAATCAATCGGGGTCTGGTCATGGTCTCGATCACGGACTTTGGCCAGACCGGCCCTTATCGGGATTACAAAGGCGGCCGGTTAGTGGGCAACGCCTTAAGCGGCTACATGTATATTAATGGAGATCCGGGTCGGGAGCCTCTGGCAGGAGGAGGAGAGCAACCGGCCTATCAGGGCGGACTGCATGCCTTTACCGGTGTCATGGCCGCGCTTTTTGCCAGGGAGGCCAGCGGCCAGGGCCAGCATATTGATGTCTCCATCATGGAGTGCATGGCCTCTATTCACCAGTTTACCGTAAACCGCTACGTCTATTCTGGTTGGGTCCAGAAAAGGGTCGGTAATCGTTACATGTATTCCCATCCCATTACCATCTATCCTTGTAAAGACGGATATGTCTCAATCTGCCCGAGTGCAGATGATCAGGCGGAAAGGCTGCTTTTGCTCATGGAGATGCCTCATCTTCTGGAAGACCCCAGGTTTCAGACCGGTTTTCATCGTTTGGCGCATGCCGAGGAGTTTGATGAGCTGGTCAAGCCCTGGTTTCTGGAAAGGTCCAGAAAGGAGATCGTGGAGCTCTGCCAGGAGTGGAGGGTCCCAGCGGCTTATGTCAATGATGTCGCTGACCTGCTCGAGGATAAGCAGTATCAGGCACGGGATTACTGGGTTAAACTGGATCATCCCGAGGCCGGAAAGCAGCCTTATGCTGGTCCGCCTTTCAAGATGTCGGAGACGCCAATCGAATATAAACGCGCCCCTCTGCTCGGAGAGCATAATGAAGAGGTTTATATGGGACGGCTGGGTTTGAGTCGGCAGGGTCTGAATGAACTCAGAGAGAACGGAGTTGTCTAG
- the ffh gene encoding signal recognition particle protein yields the protein MFDNLTEKLNETFRKLKGHGKLTEDNIKEGLREIRLALLEADVNYKVVKNLIETIRVRAVGQEVMQSLTPGQQVVKIVYEELTSLMGGAGQDLDFSGRPPWTFLLVGLQGSGKTTTAGKLARLLKTKGRQPLLVPADVQRPAAIEQLMKLGEQISAPVFPSTANMQPIEIAIKARVSAGERGCDTLILDTAGRLQVDEALMEELKAVKTKLEPNEILLVADAMTGQEAVNVAKTFHKWLDLTGVILTKMEGDARGGAALSIKAVLDRPIKFIGVGEKLDAFEPFYPDRVASRIMDQGDMLTLIEKAQETIDQEQAQDLIRKLRKDEFTLEDFKNQISQIKKLGSLDQILGMIPGLGKLKKLKDMRPEEDKIKKIEAIINSMTPEERRDITVLNASRRRRVARGSGAKVSDVNALIKNFLQTKKMMKKFSEGEFKSFGQGMLPM from the coding sequence GTGTTTGATAATCTGACTGAAAAGTTAAATGAGACGTTTCGCAAGCTGAAAGGACATGGCAAGCTCACAGAGGACAACATAAAAGAGGGCTTACGCGAAATCCGTCTTGCCTTACTTGAGGCCGATGTTAACTATAAGGTCGTCAAGAATCTTATTGAGACCATCCGCGTTCGGGCTGTGGGCCAGGAGGTGATGCAAAGCCTGACCCCGGGTCAGCAGGTGGTCAAGATCGTCTATGAAGAGTTGACTTCGCTCATGGGCGGAGCCGGACAGGATCTGGATTTTTCCGGTCGGCCGCCCTGGACATTCCTGCTGGTCGGGCTGCAGGGTTCAGGTAAGACGACCACAGCAGGCAAATTGGCCCGGCTTCTTAAGACAAAAGGCCGTCAACCGCTTCTGGTTCCGGCTGATGTTCAGCGCCCGGCCGCCATCGAGCAATTGATGAAATTGGGTGAGCAGATTTCGGCGCCAGTCTTTCCGTCCACTGCGAACATGCAGCCAATCGAAATAGCGATTAAGGCGCGGGTCAGCGCGGGTGAGCGCGGCTGTGACACCCTGATCCTGGACACGGCTGGCCGGCTCCAGGTTGATGAGGCGTTGATGGAGGAGCTTAAGGCTGTTAAGACCAAGCTCGAACCGAATGAAATTTTATTGGTGGCTGATGCCATGACCGGACAGGAAGCGGTCAACGTCGCGAAAACCTTTCATAAATGGCTGGACCTGACCGGTGTCATCCTGACCAAGATGGAGGGTGATGCCCGAGGCGGAGCAGCGTTGTCAATAAAGGCTGTTCTTGATCGGCCGATTAAATTTATCGGTGTGGGCGAAAAGCTGGACGCCTTCGAACCTTTTTACCCGGACCGCGTGGCTTCACGAATCATGGACCAGGGCGACATGTTGACCCTGATAGAGAAAGCCCAGGAGACGATTGACCAGGAACAGGCCCAGGATCTGATACGAAAGCTCAGGAAGGATGAGTTTACACTCGAGGACTTTAAAAATCAGATCTCGCAAATCAAAAAACTCGGTTCCCTTGACCAGATACTCGGGATGATTCCTGGATTGGGTAAGTTAAAAAAACTAAAAGACATGCGGCCCGAGGAGGATAAAATAAAAAAAATTGAAGCCATCATCAACTCCATGACGCCTGAAGAGCGTCGAGATATCACTGTTCTGAACGCAAGCCGACGGCGACGGGTCGCTCGTGGAAGCGGCGCCAAGGTCTCGGATGTCAATGCCTTGATCAAGAATTTTCTCCAGACAAAAAAAATGATGAAAAAATTTTCTGAGGGAGAGTTCAAGTCATTCGGCCAGGGAATGCTCCCCATGTAG
- the rpsP gene encoding 30S ribosomal protein S16 — MAVRIRLTRMGANKNPFYRIIVADASAKRDGRFLEVIGTYDPLQDPAKVVIKEDRLKDWLSKGAKPTTTVASLLKREGLGSKSY; from the coding sequence ATGGCTGTACGGATTAGATTGACCCGGATGGGAGCGAACAAGAATCCCTTTTACAGAATCATTGTCGCGGACGCCAGTGCCAAACGCGATGGCAGATTCCTCGAAGTAATAGGGACTTACGATCCGCTTCAAGATCCGGCTAAAGTGGTCATTAAGGAGGACAGACTCAAAGATTGGCTCAGTAAGGGGGCCAAGCCCACAACCACGGTGGCTAGCCTGCTCAAACGCGAAGGGCTTGGATCCAAGTCTTATTAA
- a CDS encoding KH domain-containing protein codes for MKDLIKYIAQSLVDNPDQVEVSEIMGEQTSVLELRVAKEDLGKVIGKQGRTARAMRTILSAASTKLRKRSVLEIIE; via the coding sequence ATGAAGGATTTAATCAAGTACATAGCGCAGTCGCTGGTGGACAATCCCGATCAGGTTGAGGTTTCCGAAATTATGGGGGAACAGACCTCGGTACTGGAATTGAGGGTGGCCAAAGAGGATTTGGGTAAAGTTATCGGTAAGCAGGGCCGGACGGCGCGTGCCATGCGGACAATCCTGTCGGCGGCGTCTACAAAGCTTAGAAAACGTTCGGTACTGGAGATCATAGAGTAA
- the rimM gene encoding 16S rRNA processing protein RimM translates to MVEDLVTMGRVTRTHGVRGEIRVLPFTESVNSFNRYDRLYFRTLDEAEEIKIVISARPHKNFVLLKLKGICTRKAAAKLVGADVLIPRSWLPPLGPDEYYWTDLIGLTVMDEEGRILGRVERLLSTEADDLLILERNHEEFLLPFREEIILSIDLEAGCLQAAPPPGLLDL, encoded by the coding sequence ATGGTAGAAGACCTGGTGACCATGGGCCGGGTCACTCGGACTCACGGCGTCAGAGGTGAGATACGGGTCTTGCCATTCACCGAGTCTGTGAATTCTTTCAACCGGTATGACCGGCTATACTTCCGCACTTTGGATGAGGCCGAAGAGATTAAAATAGTCATAAGTGCCCGGCCTCACAAGAATTTTGTTCTTTTAAAACTCAAAGGCATCTGCACTCGCAAAGCAGCTGCCAAACTGGTCGGAGCGGATGTCCTCATCCCAAGGTCCTGGCTGCCTCCTCTTGGTCCTGATGAATATTACTGGACTGACTTGATTGGCCTGACCGTCATGGACGAAGAAGGCCGGATTCTTGGGCGAGTGGAACGACTGCTCTCCACCGAGGCTGATGATTTATTGATTCTGGAGCGCAACCATGAAGAATTTCTCCTGCCTTTCCGGGAGGAGATAATTCTTTCCATTGATCTTGAAGCTGGCTGTCTCCAGGCCGCGCCTCCACCCGGCCTGCTCGATCTGTAA
- the trmD gene encoding tRNA (guanosine(37)-N1)-methyltransferase TrmD: MHFDVVTLFPHLFESFLRESLMGKALDKGIFEVRLIDIRDFTTDRHRTADDRPYGGGPGMVLMPEPLAKAIHFAMETRPAGVKRRVILLNPVGFSFKQGKAKEYAALDHLILVCGRYEGVDDRIAKTLIDEEISLGDFILSGGEVPAMAVIEAVVRLLPGVVGTAESVEDETFSHGLLEYPQYTRPRVFQDLTVPEVLLSGDHEAIRKWRRQESLKRTLKRRPDMLAQAELTDSDREYLDQFTSQEPSR; encoded by the coding sequence ATGCATTTTGATGTGGTAACCCTCTTCCCCCACCTGTTTGAGTCATTCTTGAGGGAGAGCTTGATGGGCAAGGCCCTGGACAAAGGAATTTTTGAAGTCCGTTTAATTGACATCCGGGACTTCACCACCGACCGCCATCGAACCGCTGATGACCGGCCTTACGGCGGCGGGCCGGGGATGGTCCTCATGCCTGAACCCTTGGCCAAGGCCATCCATTTTGCCATGGAGACGAGGCCGGCTGGCGTCAAGAGGCGTGTCATCCTCCTCAACCCAGTCGGTTTTTCGTTCAAGCAAGGCAAGGCCAAGGAATATGCGGCTCTGGATCATCTGATCCTGGTCTGTGGACGTTATGAGGGAGTGGATGATCGCATCGCAAAGACCCTGATAGACGAGGAGATCTCTCTGGGTGATTTCATCCTCTCTGGCGGAGAGGTTCCGGCCATGGCTGTCATCGAGGCCGTTGTCAGGCTTCTGCCAGGCGTTGTGGGCACGGCTGAGTCGGTGGAGGACGAGACTTTCAGTCACGGACTCCTTGAATACCCCCAGTATACTCGCCCCAGGGTCTTTCAGGATTTAACCGTGCCTGAGGTGCTCCTTTCTGGAGACCATGAGGCCATCAGAAAGTGGCGACGCCAGGAGTCACTGAAACGAACCCTCAAACGCCGACCAGACATGCTCGCCCAGGCCGAGCTTACGGACTCGGATCGTGAGTATTTGGACCAGTTCACGTCTCAGGAGCCATCGCGATGA
- a CDS encoding RNA methyltransferase has translation MVNAYLALMHYPVYNKRREIIAAALTTIDMHDLARVARTYGLKGFFLVTPLEDQIQVAEDMLKHWRQEWGDVYNRTRVEALSLVYLAHDLNQAKERVTEETGSYPLVVATAAAEGPGRMPFSEMGPYLQGRRPLLIIFGTAWGLADEVLAASDFVLEPVKGPTDYNHLSIRTAAGIILDRLFGVR, from the coding sequence TTGGTCAACGCTTATTTAGCCCTGATGCATTACCCGGTATACAATAAACGCCGGGAAATCATCGCCGCCGCCTTGACGACCATTGACATGCACGACCTGGCCCGTGTGGCTCGAACTTATGGCTTGAAAGGCTTTTTTCTGGTTACCCCTCTTGAGGATCAGATTCAGGTGGCTGAAGACATGCTCAAGCACTGGCGTCAGGAGTGGGGGGATGTTTATAATAGAACTAGGGTCGAGGCCTTGAGTCTGGTTTATCTGGCTCATGACTTGAATCAGGCCAAAGAGAGGGTTACCGAAGAAACAGGCAGTTATCCTCTGGTAGTGGCCACAGCCGCCGCTGAGGGTCCAGGCCGGATGCCTTTCTCTGAGATGGGTCCTTACCTTCAGGGAAGGCGTCCTCTTCTAATAATTTTCGGGACGGCCTGGGGTCTCGCAGACGAAGTTCTGGCCGCGTCTGATTTTGTTTTAGAACCCGTTAAAGGGCCAACGGATTATAATCACCTGTCCATCAGGACTGCAGCAGGGATCATTCTCGATCGGCTGTTTGGTGTAAGATAG
- the rplS gene encoding 50S ribosomal protein L19, with protein sequence MNPIDMIEREQMRTDLAPFQVGDTVKIYVRIKEGEKERIQVFQGVVIRKRQGKTSATFTVRKVSYGIGVERIFPTNSPLIEKIEVVFQGRVRRSKLYYLRQRRGKAARLKERTTRQG encoded by the coding sequence ATGAATCCCATAGATATGATTGAACGCGAACAGATGAGAACAGACCTCGCTCCTTTTCAGGTGGGCGATACCGTAAAAATATACGTACGGATCAAGGAAGGAGAGAAGGAACGCATCCAGGTCTTCCAAGGTGTGGTCATTCGAAAACGTCAAGGCAAAACCAGTGCGACCTTCACCGTAAGGAAGGTCTCTTATGGTATCGGCGTGGAGCGGATTTTTCCAACGAACTCACCTTTGATCGAGAAGATCGAGGTCGTGTTTCAAGGCCGTGTGCGGCGTTCCAAACTCTATTATCTGCGTCAGCGGCGAGGGAAAGCGGCCCGGCTTAAAGAAAGGACCACACGCCAGGGTTAA
- a CDS encoding ribonuclease HII: MTPEERIKEQGFRLIAGVDEAGRGPLAGPVVAAAVILDERREYPGVGDSKKMTKNQREKAYELILKRAKAVTYGLVDQAEIDRINILWAAIKAMTKAVTDLIPAPDFILVDGTVPLPLDVPQRALPHGDSLSLSVGAASVVAKVVRDRLMVSYDRVYPEYGFASHKGYATRGHLEALSKYGPCHIHRLTFAHVRAEKEA, encoded by the coding sequence ATGACCCCGGAAGAACGGATTAAGGAACAGGGATTTAGACTGATAGCCGGAGTGGATGAGGCCGGCCGCGGTCCCCTGGCCGGTCCGGTTGTTGCGGCGGCCGTTATTCTTGATGAACGCCGTGAGTACCCCGGGGTGGGTGATTCGAAAAAGATGACCAAAAATCAGCGGGAAAAGGCTTATGAGCTTATCCTGAAACGGGCCAAGGCCGTGACTTATGGCCTGGTTGATCAGGCGGAAATAGATCGGATCAACATTCTCTGGGCAGCCATAAAGGCCATGACCAAGGCGGTGACCGATTTGATTCCGGCGCCTGATTTCATCCTGGTTGATGGGACTGTCCCCCTGCCTCTGGATGTACCTCAGCGAGCCTTGCCTCACGGAGACAGTTTAAGCCTGTCTGTTGGAGCGGCTTCGGTTGTGGCCAAGGTTGTCCGTGACCGCCTCATGGTGAGTTACGATCGCGTCTATCCTGAATATGGGTTTGCCTCTCATAAAGGTTATGCCACGCGGGGCCATCTGGAGGCCCTGTCTAAATACGGACCTTGCCATATACATCGCTTGACGTTTGCCCATGTGAGGGCAGAGAAAGAGGCATGA
- a CDS encoding YraN family protein: protein MSSHLAFGQQGEELAASYLKKRGLFLIDQNVHTPYGEIDLVFLDGDVVVFTEVKTRSASSFGGPWAAVGPEKRKRLSRAALAFLNKKGWQDRAARFDIVGIVFEDAKPRFDHLADAFDLAMD, encoded by the coding sequence ATGAGCAGTCATTTGGCCTTTGGTCAGCAAGGTGAGGAGCTGGCAGCCTCCTACTTGAAAAAAAGGGGGCTGTTCTTGATTGATCAGAATGTACATACGCCTTACGGAGAAATTGATCTGGTTTTCCTTGACGGTGATGTTGTTGTATTTACGGAAGTCAAGACCAGGTCCGCGTCATCGTTTGGCGGTCCCTGGGCGGCCGTTGGCCCGGAAAAGAGAAAAAGGCTCTCCCGAGCGGCCCTGGCCTTTCTGAACAAAAAGGGATGGCAGGATCGTGCCGCCCGTTTTGATATCGTGGGTATTGTTTTCGAAGATGCAAAACCCCGTTTCGATCACCTGGCTGACGCCTTTGATCTGGCGATGGATTGA